The DNA window TTTAGTGACAAATCCTACATCTGCCCAAAATTCTCCTAAGAGAGACTATGTAGCCTCTCAGTGGCCAACATTAAAACCCGCGGGATCATCACAGAGGCAAGACGGTACTACTCCGATGCCAACGACGTCAATAAAGAGAGATTATGTTGCCCCTATCATTCCAACTACGAAACAAGAAAGTAACCAGCATGCCTCAGGAAAAGTAAAAGATCTCATTAATTTTTATGACAGTAAATCCCAGCAAGGACCCACACCATCACGAGGGCCGAGTTACAGTTCGATTTTACAAGGGCCGAAAGATAACAAAATACCAAGTTCATCTACTCAACTTCCACAGTTTTCTTCTAAAACTCCAGGAAATATTCCAAATCCATTAAGCTTCAGTTCAGTCGTATCCGGCCCAAAAAATCCTAATACTGGAGTTGTTCCGTCTCTTCCTACTGCATCGACTCCTGGTAAACCACATAGTACCCCGAATATgaatcaatttaataatcgtCCAACAAGTTCTGCTTTACCCAGTTCTTTAGCCAATAACAATCAAGTTGCAAACTCGAACAATCCAAGTGATGTAGAGTTACAAACTGTTAGTGAAGAGCTGCTCCGAAAAGATGTAAATAATGCAGCTAAATTTATAACAGTTAATTATCAAGGAAAAACCACATCCCAATCTAAAGACGATAAAGCTGCTCTACCGTAAGTAACTtcgaaataaattttttttttaatttgtagtcCAGTTGCTGTAATCTCGAATAATATTCTCAAACACTTCATCACAATTCATATGTTAGTTCAAAATTAAGGTGAccttaagaaattattatatttctgaCTATGTTTACAAAACGTCAAATTCATTATCTTTGTTTGCAGATTACTCACCATTTCGCCAGAAGTATGGAATATAACAACAATTCAACAGTTTTTGCCACTATTAGACAATTATGAAAGGGATACCTTAATAAACGAGCATGTTACGCCACAAGTAAGATAAACAAATACCTAGTTTTTCAGATTATGGCTTACAAAGGTAGCTATTTTACAGAGCTTTCTTTAGAAGACGAAATAAATTattggaaaataatttatttaaaaatcttgttGTTTTTGCTGTTATAGGAGAGAACTGAAGAAAATACTTTCATGGACGCGTTAATGTCTACAAGTGTTATTCGTCATTTAATGAACTTCTTAAAAGacaaaggtatttatttatctttccaTGAAAATGTCACCTGTATAATTGTATTGTACCtactttacattattaattagtcCAAGCATTCCTTTTTCATCTG is part of the Pararge aegeria chromosome 2, ilParAegt1.1, whole genome shotgun sequence genome and encodes:
- the LOC120628279 gene encoding poly(U)-specific endoribonuclease homolog isoform X2; its protein translation is MKPSQSTLNTNVDSATTAKPQSSGKRDYVAPQRSSNTPTATTPSKPPSLVTNPTSAQNSPKRDYVASQWPTLKPAGSSQRQDGTTPMPTTSIKRDYVAPIIPTTKQESNQHASGKVKDLINFYDSKSQQGPTPSRGPSYSSILQGPKDNKIPSSSTQLPQFSSKTPGNIPNPLSFSSVVSGPKNPNTGVVPSLPTASTPGKPHSTPNMNQFNNRPTSSALPSSLANNNQVANSNNPSDVELQTVSEELLRKDVNNAAKFITVNYQGKTTSQSKDDKAALPLLTISPEVWNITTIQQFLPLLDNYERDTLINEHVTPQERTEENTFMDALMSTSVIRHLMNFLKDKGYVTPDPKQQRDFLKQIWFGLYSRGKGKISSSGFEHIFVSELKNGEVSGLHNWLYFSKEEVANRINYLGYLKYVEFNDKGAVLKMHFNQQGVDKPVDTMFVGTSPELEIAIYTLCYVTRVGNDCKLKLGNKDLDIVTHNFRYRSKNYIGSAYPQI
- the LOC120628279 gene encoding poly(U)-specific endoribonuclease homolog isoform X1 → MDSNLRTLIFSSILLLLIETCFSKRYNPSSDFLLHEAGGIAPTFKNDYTAQFPSLPSMKPSQSTLNTNVDSATTAKPQSSGKRDYVAPQRSSNTPTATTPSKPPSLVTNPTSAQNSPKRDYVASQWPTLKPAGSSQRQDGTTPMPTTSIKRDYVAPIIPTTKQESNQHASGKVKDLINFYDSKSQQGPTPSRGPSYSSILQGPKDNKIPSSSTQLPQFSSKTPGNIPNPLSFSSVVSGPKNPNTGVVPSLPTASTPGKPHSTPNMNQFNNRPTSSALPSSLANNNQVANSNNPSDVELQTVSEELLRKDVNNAAKFITVNYQGKTTSQSKDDKAALPLLTISPEVWNITTIQQFLPLLDNYERDTLINEHVTPQERTEENTFMDALMSTSVIRHLMNFLKDKGYVTPDPKQQRDFLKQIWFGLYSRGKGKISSSGFEHIFVSELKNGEVSGLHNWLYFSKEEVANRINYLGYLKYVEFNDKGAVLKMHFNQQGVDKPVDTMFVGTSPELEIAIYTLCYVTRVGNDCKLKLGNKDLDIVTHNFRYRSKNYIGSAYPQI